The genomic window CGCCGATGTTCAGCACATCGCCACGCTCCTGCGCCTGGGTGGTCGCATAGGGCTGGATGTCGATGCACACCAGCCGCGCCTTGGGGTTGCGCTGCTTGAACGCCTCCCACTCCTGCATGGTGGCCGTACCTCGGCCACGTGCAGCATCGGCCCACGATTCGTTGTCCGACACCAGCACCACCAGATCGGCTTGCGCCTTCTCCTTGTTCAGCAGCGCCAGCGGCGCGCTGCACGAGGTACCGCCGCCGCCCACCGCCGCCAGCTTGGCTGCGTTGGTCATCACCGAATCGCGCGGATTCAGCTTCAGCGGCACCACCTTGGTCTCGAAGGGCAGCACACGCGCATCCGCATTGCGGCGCAGCACGGCGGCAGCAACCAGCGCGGCTACGTCGATGCAGCGCACCGCCGAGGTGGCCGAGCCGCGGTGGCCCGTCACCGGCGAGCTCATGGAGCCCGACACGTCGGGGCACACCACCACGCGGCCCTCGAACACCGGCACATTGGCCAGCGCGAGTTCCATCGCGTCCTGCAGCGCCTCTTTCACCGCGTGAGGCACCTCGGCGCCGGTTGCGGTGTAGGCCGCCATCAGCTGGTACGGCAGCACGCGCGCCTTGGCCACGGCCTGCGGGTCGCGCAGCTTGGCAGCCACCGCTTCCGCGAGGCCGGGCAACTCGAACACGCCGTGGCGCGCAAAGGTGTTCAGGTTCTGACGCACCATCTGCCACGATCCACGCTGCGCGATCTGCGCCCAGGCCTGCGCGTCCAGCTCCAGCGCGGTCAGCATCTGGAACGGCACGTCGGGCACCGCTTGCGCACGGTCGCGCTTGAAGCGTTCGAAAGCCTGCGTCACCGGAGGCAGAGCCTCCAGCGCACACGGACGATCGATGAGCCATGCGAACCATGCGGCGCGCCAGGCTTCGGCGGGCTTCGGGTGAACCATCTTCACCACGTCGGCCAGCGAGGGCGTGTTGCCCACGGCAGCGTTGAGCAGCTGCGCCTCGGTTGCTTCGAGCAGCCATTGCTGCACGAGCTTCTTCGGACGCGTGCCGAGCGACTTGCGGCCCACCGCGCCGGAACGCAGCATCTGCACGAAGTTGCGCAGCATCTTGCCGTTGTCGACCACGCGGCCGAACACCTTGGCAAGCAGTGCCACGTCGCGCACCGCCAGCGTGGCGGCCAGCAGCGCAGGCATGTCCTTCATGTGGCCGGCGCGGCGTGCGTACACGGCCGTCTTGGCGACGAACACCGGATCGACTTCGCGGGCCAGTGCCAGCACGGTGTCGAGCCGGTCCTGCGCTTGCGCATAGAAGGTGCTGTTCAGGCAGCCGGTGGCCGCGAGCTGCGCCAGCTGGTGCTTTGGCGACAGCGCGTAGGCCGCGCCGCCCGCTTCGTTGAGCGTGCTGGCCGAAGGCAGCAGCGCGCCGCGCAGGGTCTGGAAGAGTTGAAGGTTGGCCATGTGACTTCTCCTTGTGGCGTTCTTTTTGTTCGTTCGTTTTCTTGGATGTGTGATCCTTATTGCAACGGGTGTGCCAGCCAGCAGCTCCGTAGCGCCAGCTGAAGTTAAGTTGTTGATCTGAAAAAGATTTTTCTGATTTTCAGCTGATCACACCAAGTTCAGCAGGCTCAAATAGACGGCAGTTCTTATAATTTTGGATAGTTATTTATCCAATCAATGAAGAAATCAACCGTCGTCATCGGCTTTCTCGGCACGCAGCTAGACGCCGGCCAGGGCACCGGCCGCTGGGAGAAGTGGCGCCCCACCGTCTCACTCGCGCAGCACGAGGACATGGTCATCTCGCGCATGGAGCTGCTCTACACGCTCAAGCACAAGGCGCTGGCCGAGGTGGTCAAGACCGACATTGCCACCGTGTCGCCGGAGACCATGGTCAACCTCGTTCCGCTCGACCTTGCGGACCCGTGGGATTTCGGCGAGGTGTACGCGCGCCTCTACGACTGGGCACGCACCTACACCTTCGACACCGAGCGCGAGCAGTACTGGACGCACATCACCACCGGCACGCACGTGGCGCAGATCTGCATGTTCCTGCTGGCCGAATCGCGGGTGATCCCGGGCGTGCTGGCGCAGACCTCACCGCCCAAGCGGCAGCGCGCGGGCAACCCGGGCGACGTTGCGCTGATCGACCTCGACCTGTCGCGCTACGACGCGATTGCGCGGCGCTTCGATGCCGAGCAGCGCGATGCGGTGGCATTTTTGAAGAGCGGCATCGCCACGCGCAATGCGCGCTTCAATGCACTCATCGACGAGATCGAACGCGTGGCGGTGCGATCGCGCGCGCCGATCTTGCTGGTGGGGCCGACCGGTGCGGGCAAGTCCTTCCTGGCGCGGCGCATGTTCGAACTGAAGCAGGCGCGGCATCAGATGACGGGGCCGTTCGTGGAGGTGAACTGCGCCACGCTGCGGGGCGACGGCGCCGCATCCACACTGTTCGGCCACAAGAAAGGCGCATTCACCGGCGCAGCGGGCGAGCGCGCGGGCCTGCTGCGCACGGCGCACCAGGGCGCGCTTTTTCTCGACGAGATCGGCGAGCTCGGCCTCGACGAACAGGCGATGCTGCTCAAGGCGATCGAAGAGAAGCGCTTCTTCCCTGTGGGCGCCGACAAGGAGGTGGAAAGCGACTTCCAGCTCATTGCCGGCACCAACCGCGACCTGCGCAGCGACGTGGCCGGCGGGCGCTTTCGCGAAGACCTGTTCGCGCGCATCAATCTCTGGACCTACGACCTGCCGGGCCTTGCAAAGCGGCCGGAAGACATAGAGCCCAACATCGATCACCTGCTGGCCATCCACGCGGCCGAGAACAATCGCGTGGTGCGCTTCAACGCCGAGGCCCGCGCCGCCTACCTGCGGTTTGCGCAAAGCGCCGAGGCGCTGTGGTGCGGCAACTTCCGCGACCTCTCGGCCAGCGTGACGCGGCTGGCCACGCTGGCGGACGGCGGGCGCATTCCTGTCGCGCTGGTCGAAGCCGAGATTGCGCGGCTTCGCTGGCTGTGGAACCGCGAGAGCCCGAAAACCGCCGGCGGCGGCGCAGAGGACGTGGACCTCGACGCACTGTTGGGCGATGAGCGCACGGCCGCGCTCGACCTGTTCGACCGGCTGCAGCTGGAGGCGGTGGTGCGCGTGTGCCGTGATTCGCGCAGCCTGTCGGACGCGGGGCGGCAGCTGTTCCAGGCGTCGCGCGCGCAGCGCAGCGTGGTGAACGATGCCGACCGGCTCCGGAAGTACCTTGCAAAGCATAGGCTCGAATGGAGCCGAATTGCCGCGGGCTGAGCTATCCTCCGCCGGAATGGCGACACCCCGCGCATGACACCCATGAACTGGAAGCTGGCCTTGTTCGCGCTGCCCGTGTTCCTCACCGGCTGTGTTCAGTCGATGTTCTATTACCCCGACCGGGTGCGCTACGAAACGCCCGATGCGCTCGGGCTGCGCTACGAGGCGGTGCAATTTGCCAGCGCCGACGGCACGCGCCTGAGCGGCTGGTTCATTCCCGCCGCAAGCCGCCAGAACCCGAAGGATGCCAAGGGCACGGTGGTGCATTTCCACGGCAACGCGCAGAACATGTCCGCCCACTGGCGCTTCGTTGCCTGGCTGCCGAAGCAGGACTTCAACGTGTTCGTGTTCGACTACCGCGGCTACGGCGAGTCCGAAGGCAAGCCGGAACCCAAGGGCGTGTTCGAGGATTCCAATGCCGCGCTGGACCATGTGCGCGCTCGCGCCGACGTCGACCCCGGGCGCCTCCTCGTCTTCGGCCAGAGCCTGGGCGGCACCAATGCCGTGGCTGCGGTGGGTTCGGGCAACCGGGCCGGCGTGAAGGCGGCGGCCATCGAAGCGACCTTTTATTCGTACTCATCGATTGCCAGCGAGAAGCTCCCGGGCGCCGGCCTGCTGGTGAGCGACGAATACGCCGCATCGAAATACATCGCGGGGGTTTCGCCGATTCCGTTGCTGCTCATCCATGGCACGGCCGACGCGGTGATTCCGCATTCGCATTCGCGCCGACTGCTCGAGGCCGCGCGCGAGCCCAAGCGGCTGATTGAAGTGGCCGGTGCCGCTCATCTGGAGCCCATGACCCACCGCTTCGGCACCACTTACCAGCGCGCACTGGTCGAATTCTTCGACGCCGCGCTGCAACCACGGCAACCATGAAGCACTTCGACGAAACCGCCACCCGCGAGCCGCTGGCTTTCGCACGGCTCGTACCTGCGCTGCGCGCCGCATTCGCGGCCGAGGCGCAAGTGCCGCCGCGCCATGTGCACAGCATCGAGACCGCCGGCGGCGACAAGGGCACCGTGCTCATCATGCCGGCATGGAGCGATGCGGGGTTCCTCGGCATCAAGACCATCAATGTCTTTCCGGGCAACGGGGCGCGCGGCCTGCCCGGCCTGCACGCCACCTATGTGCTGTACGACGCGCACACGGGCGTGCCGCTGGCGATGATGGACGGCAACGAGCTCACCGCGCGGCGCACGGCGGCCGCATCGGCACTGGGCGCAGAGTTTCTGGCGCGGGCAGATTCACGCCGGCTGCTGGTGGTGGGCACTGGCCGCATCGCCAGGCTGCTGCCTGCCGCGCACGCGAGCGTGCGGCCCATCGACGAAGTGCAGGTGTGGAACCACCGGCCCGAAGGCGCCGAGGCCCTTGCCGCGCAGTGGCGCGCCGAAGGCTTCAACGCCCGGGCCGCTACCGATCTCGAAGCAGCCGTGCGCCACGCCGACATCGTGAGTTGCGCCACCCTCGCGACCGAGCCACTGGTGCGCGGCGAATGGATGAGTCGGGGCTCGCACCTCGACCTGATCGGCAGCTTTACGCCTGCCATGCGCGAGGCCGATGCCCGCTGCTTCGCGGGCGCCCGCACCTTCATCGACACCAGCGAGGCCCTGCAGAAAGCGGGCGAGCTGCTCGACGCAATGGCGGCCGGCACGCTGCGCGCCGATGAGGTGCAAGGCACGCTTGCCGCACTCTGCCGGGGCGAGCGTGCGGGCCGCACGGACAGCGGCGAGCGCACCGTTTTCAAGGCGGTGGGCAGCGCGCTCGAAGACCTGACGGCCGCCACCCTGGTGTGGCGGCATGCCGAATCGGCGCAAGCCTAAGGCTAAAGGCCTAGAAAACCGCGGCTGTTTGCATGGACGGATAGCCATTTACTGACACACACATACGTCAAGCGGCTGATGGCACGCGTCTTGCGCCAAGGCTAATCTGATGCCCATATTCCAGAGGCCAGCCGCATGCTCACCATTTTTCAGAAAGCCACCATCCTCAGCAAAGCCGGTTTCCAGGTTCCCGCCTGTCCGGCCGAAGACCCGTCGGCATCCTCCACCAGCGTGGTCTCGCAAAAGATGCACGAATGGGGCAAGGCCATCGAGACGATGTACGTGGCCTACGTGGCCGCCCGTGCGGCCAAGAGCCTGCGGGACGCCGAAGAGTCGCGCCAGACCGACATGCTTCGGCGGCTTTCGTTGACCGCCTGGGCTGCGTAGCGTTTCTTCGCTTATTCGCTCCCCGCCCGGGCCGCGTCAGCGCTCAGCCGAAGGTGAACGCGTAGGCCTGCGCGCCCGCGTCGAGAAACTCGATCTCGAACAGCCTGTCTTTCCCATCAGTCCCATTGGTGGCCTGGCGCACCAGTTGATAAAGCTTCTGCGCATCGATCACGCCGAAACCTTGCGCGTCGGTGTCGGCGCCATGATCCGCCAGCGGCGGCTTGCCATCCACCAGCACCCTGAATCGCACCGGCTTGCCGTTGGCTGTGGGACCGAGCACCAGGTGCAGGTCGCGCGCCTGAAAGCGATAGGCGATGCGGCCGTTGGCACTGTTGAGCACGGCACGCTCCGCCTCCACGGTCCAGTCGCCGGACAGCGCCCATTGGTTGGTGCGCAGCGAAGAAGCCGCCTGGTAGACCTTTGCACGATCTCGCACGACGCCGCCCGGCGAGGCAAAACCGTGCGCGCGCTCGTGGCCCAGGTAGGTTTCGCCGGACAAGGCGGTCTCGAGGCCGGGCTGCGCCTGGGTACCCTGCCCTGAGGGCGAGACCAGCCCGGCGGGAACGCGGGCCTGCCCCGCCTCGGCCAGCAGTTGCTGGATGACCTGTTCGGCCTTGTCGTACCGGCCCTCGCCGAACTGGTGGTGGCGGATGCGCCCCTCCGCATCGATGAAGTAAAACGCCGGCCAGGCCCGGTTACCGAAGGCGCGCCAGATCGCGTAGTCGTTGTCGGTGGCCACGGGGAAGCCGATGCCCAGGTCCTTGGTCGCCCGGCGCACATTGGCCGAGCGTTTCTCGAAAGCGAACTCCGGCGTATGAACGCCCAGCACCACGAGGCCCGCGTCCCTGTACTTCTCGGCCCATGCATTCAGGTAGGGCAGCGTGCGCAGGCAGTTGATGCACGAATAGGTCCAGAAGTCGACCAGCACCACCTTGCCGCGCAGCGCCTCGGGCGTGAGCGGCGGGGAGTTGATCCATTCGGTGGCGCCAGCCAGCGAAGGAAAGCTGCCTTCCACTTGCAGGCCGCGCGCAGGCACCGCGGCCGGGCGGTTGTCCGCCACCCGCACGAAGCCCGGGTCTTCCTGCAAGGCAACCGGCTCCCCATGCGGCTTGCCAGGCTTGATCTTGTCTACCAGCGCCTGCTCCAGCGCCGACGTGGTACCGACCGACAGGCGCGCGAGCAGGCCGGTGTCCAGCCCCAATGCGATTGCGCCCACGCCCACCAGCACGGCCGCACCGGCGGCACGCCGCACCCATTCGCCGGTATGCAGCGACCGCTTCATGACCGAGAACACGCGCCCGCCGAACAGCAGCGCGGCCGCCAGCGACGTGCACGCACCCGCGGCATAGGCCAGCAGCAACAGCGAGGTACCCACGCTCGCGCCATTGAGCGCCGCGCCGGTCAGGATGAGGCCGAGGATCGGACCCGCGCACGGCGCCCAGAGCAGGCCGGTGCCCACGCCCAGCATGAGCGGCGAGAACACCGAGCTTGGCACGGCATTGCCTTGCGGCTCGGACATGCGAACGCCCAGCGCCACCAGTGGCCGGCTCATGCGGTCTGCAATGCGCGGAAACAGCAGCGTGGCGCCGAAAAGCGCGAGCATCGCAATGGCGGCATAGCGCCCATATTCGTTGAGCGTGACGATCCAGCCGCCGCCCACCGCTGCCAGCGTGGCAACGGCGGCAAAGGCCAGCGCCATGCCCAGCAGCATCGGCAGGCCGTGCGAGCGAAACGGACGGTCGGCGCGTGCGAACACGAAAGGCAGCACCGGCAGGATGCAGGGGCTCAGGATGGTGAGCACCCCGCCCAGGTAGGCGATGAGGAGGATGAGCATGATCGGGGTCGTCCGTGAAAGGATGTGTTCAATGCGCGGGCGCGGTGCCCAGCGTGAGCCGGGCCTCCAGCCCGCCTTCGGCGCGGTTGTTGAGCGTGAGCTCGGCGCCCATGGCCATGGCGAGCTGGTGCGCAATGGCCAGGCCCAGGCCCGTTCCGCCGGTGCTGCGGTTGCGCGAGCTCTCGACGCGGTAGAAGGGCTTGAGCACTGCTTCGAGCTCCTCCGGCGGAATGCCCGGTCCGTTGTCGAGCACGGCAACCACCAGCTTGCCGCCCTCGGCATGCACCTGCACGCGCACGTCGGTGCCGAACTTCAGTGCGTTGTCGATCAGGTTCATCAAGATCCTGCGCAGCGCGTTGGGGCGGCTCACGATGGGCGCGCCGGCTTTGCCTTCGAGCCGCACCTGCTGGCCCACGTCTTCGTAGTCGGCCACCATGCTCTCGAGCAGCGCGTCTGCATCGATGCGCAGTGGCGGCTCCGTCGCGCCATGCAGCGTGCGAGCGTAGGTAACGCCCTCGCGCACGAGGGAGTTCATGGCGTCCAGGTCTTGCCGAAACTTCTCGCGGTCGTGCTCGTTGTCCATCAGGTCGGTGCGCAGGCGCATGCGGGTGATGGGCGTCTGCAGGTCGTGAGAAATGGCCGCCAGAATCTCGACGCGCTCGGCCATGTAGCCCGCGATGCGCTGCTGCATGGCGTTGAAGGCGCGCGCCGCATGCGCAACCTCGCTGGGGCCGTCTTCCGCGAGCGCCTGTCCCTTGAGGTCGGGGCCCAGCTCGTCGGCCGCGGCAGACAGCTGCGCGAGCGGGCGCGTGACCAGCCTCACCGCATACCAGGCGCAAATGGCCAGCACCAGCAGCTGCACGACAAGCAGCCACATCACCCAGCCCGACACAGGCATGCCCACGCGCCTGGCATGCACCACCACCGAAGACCCGTCCCCCAGCCGCACCTGGATCTGCAGCCCCTCGGGCGGCCAGGCCACCTCTCCCACCTTGACGATCTCGAACGGGCGCATCGCTTCGACGATGGCGGCGGCAAACTGGCGAGAAGCGGGCGAGCCGGGCTCGGTGCCCTCCGCGCTGCCGCCCAGAACAAAGCGGTAGTTGCGCCGCTCCAGCCGCTCGAGCCAACCTGCGCGCTCGGCTGCGGGAAGGCGGTCGAGAATGGCGACCGAGCTCGCGATGTCGCGCTCGATGCCGATCATCATCAGCTCGCGAAGCGCCATGTTCCGCTCGTAGCGGATCGCGGCAAAAGTAAGGAGCTGCGCAACGGCCAGGCCCACCACGATGATCAGCGTCACGCGGTAGAACAGCGAATCCGGCAGCAGCCTGCGCCACCCCCTGGCGGCACTTGCGGCATTCGCGGCACCGGCCGTGTTCGCAGAAAGGTTCGCGGGAGTGGGCATGGGCGCTTTCTTCTATGGGCGGCGTGACCGGATCACACCAGGTTGATGGCAACGTCGATGTTGCCTCGGGTGGCCTTGGAGTATGGGCAGGTCTGGTGCGCCGCGTCAGTCAGGGCCTGTGCCACTTCGCGGTCCAGGCCCGGCAGGCTCACGTTCAGCCGCGCCTGCAGAAAATACTCGTTGCCGGCCATGCCCAGGTCGACTTCGGCGTCCACGGCCAGGTCGGGCGGCAGCGTGACTTTCATCTTGCCGGCCGCCTTGCCCATGGCGCCGATGAAGCAGGCGGACCAGCCGGCGGCAAACAGCTGCTCAGGGTTGGTGCCGGTGCCGGCGCTGCCGGGCGAAGAGAGCTTGATGTCCAGGCGGCCGTCGGAGCTGCGCGCTTCGCCGTCGCGGCCGCCCGAAGAGGTGTGGGTCTTGCCGGTGTAGAGGACTTTTTCGATGCGGGTCATGGTGATTCCTTGATGAAGGTTGACTTGCGTTGGCTTGCGAACGAACGGATTGTTGGGCCGCCCCCGCCCTGCCAACCCGCATTGCGTATGCCTATGTATCCGCGCAAGAAATCAACACACTACGTTTCACTGTCGGCCGCCTTCGGGCGGCGGTGACGCTACATTGCGGCTGCGGCCCCTTCCGCACCATCCTTTCCTTGTTCATTGCCATGACACCCAAGACTTCCGACCACATCCTCATCGTCGACGACGACCGGGAAATCCGCGAGCTGCTCACCACCTACCTGGTGAAGAACGGCCTGCGGGTGGTCGCGGTGCCCACCGGGCGGCACATGCGCGCCGCGCTCGAGGAGTCGGGCCCGTTCGACCTGATCATTCTGGATTTGATGCTGCCCGGCGAAGACGGACTGACGCTGTGCCGGGACCTGCGCACCGGCAAGTACAAGGCCACGCCCATCCTCATGCTGACCGCGCGCAGCGAGGAGGCCGACCGAATCCTGGGCCTGGAGATGGGCGCCGACGACTACCTCGCCAAGCCCTTTTCGGCGCGCGAACTGCTTGCGCGGCTGCGCGCCGTGATGCGCCGCACGCGCATGCTGCCGCCCAACATGAATGCCGCCGAGCCGGCGCAGAAGCTGGCATTCGGCGAATGGGAGGTCGACACCGTGGCGCGCCACCTGATTGACGAAAGCGGCGTGATGGTGGCGCTTAGCGGCGCCGAGTACCGGCTGCTGCGCGTGTTTCTGGACCACCCGCAGAAGGTGCTGAGCCGCGACCAGTTGCTGAGCCTTACCCAGGGCCGCGAGGCAGAGCTCTTCGAGCGCTCCATCGACCTGCTGGTGAGCCGGCTGCGCCAGCGGCTGCGCGACGATGCGCGCGAGCCGCGCTACATCAAGACCGTGCGCAGCGAAGGCTACGTCCTCGCTTCGTCGGTCGAGGCGAAAGACTGACCGAGGCAACGCACTGGCAGTTGGTCGGGTTGCGCACCTCGTGCGCCACGCCGCCCGCAAAAAAGAGCAGCGCAAACCAGAGCTTCTTCATTTGACGCCCCCGCCTGGCGCCGGGGCAGTGGCCGCAGTGCCCGAGGGTTCCGCAAGCAGCGCCTGGATCTTCTTCTCGGTGACGCCGTAGCTGCCCTCGCCAAAGTGCGAATAGGCAATGCGGCCCTGCTTGTCGATCAGGTACACGGCCGGCCAGTACTGGTTGTTGAAGGCCCGCCAGGTGCCGTAGCTGTTGTCCTGTGCCACCGCGTGCCTGATCTGCAGGCGCTGGATGGCGTCCTTCACGTTCTTCGTCGATTTCTCGAACGCGAACTCGGGTGTGTGCACGCCCACCACGGTGAGGCCCTTGTCCTTGTATTTATCGTGCCACTCTTTCACGTGCGGCAGGTGGTTGAGGCAGTTGATGCAGGTGTAGGTCCAGAAATCGACCAGCACCACCTGGCCCCGCAGCGCTTCGAGCTTGAGCGGCGGCGAGTTGAGCCATGTGTCGATATTCTGGAACTCGGGCGCTGGGCGCGCAAGGCCGGCGGATGCATTGGCGCCGAGCTGCGGCGCGGCAAACGCCAGGGCGGCCACCGATGCGGCGATGGTCGCGGCAATGCTCGAAGCAATGGCAACGCGGGAGAGCTTCATGGTGATTTCCTTGGAGCAATGCGCATGGGCGCGGGTTGATGACGAGCGGATTGTTTTCCGCCCGCCAAGCCCTCGATGCGTACTGCGTATGCCTCTGTATCAGGGCAGAAAATCAACACACTACGTTTCACAAGGCGCAGCCGCCCGCCTTGTGAAACCTCAATCCAGCGAAACGTTCGCCTTGCGGATCACATCTCCGAACCGCTTCGTTTCGCTTGCGACGAACTCGTCGAACTGCGGCCGCGTGGTTGGGAATGGCTCATAGCCGAAGCTCTTGAACTTTTCCTGCACGTCGGGTTCGGCCAGTCCCTTTTCGATGTCGCGCTTGATCTTCTCGGTGACTGCAACAGGCAGGCCCTTGGGCACCGCAATGGCGTTCCAGCCGATCACCTCGAAGCCTTTGGGACCGCCCGATTCGGCGACGGTCGGCACATCGGGGAAGGCGGCTACGCGCGCAGGCGCTGCCGCGGCCAGGAAACGGAGCTTGTTCGCGCGCTGCAGCGGCCCGGCGGTGGCACTGCTGCCAAGCGCAAAGGCCAGTTCGCCGGTAGCCACCGAGGTGTAGAGCTGCGTGGTTTCCTTGTAGATCACGTGCTCCATCTGCGTGCCGGTGGCGGACTCAAAGAGCTCCGAACCCAGGTGCACGGGGTTGCCGACCGACCATGAGCCGTAGTCGAGCTTGCCGGGGTTGGCCTTGGCGTCCGCAATCAGGTCGCCGATGGTCTTGTACTTGCTGTTGGTGGCAACGGTAAAGAAGAAGTAGGTCTTGAAGAGCGGCAGCAGCGCGTCGAAGTCCTTGCCGGCGTCATAAGGCAGCTTCTTGAACAGCGCCGGGTAGGCAGCCAGGTGCACGTTGTCCAGCACGATGATGTCGTGCCCGTCCTTGGCGCCGCGCTTGAACGCGTCGATGGCGATGAAGCCGTTGCCACCCGGGCGGTTCTCGACCACCACCGGCTGTCCCCAAGCGCGGGAGAGCTTGTCGGCCACGAGGCGGGCCACACCGTCGGGGCCGCCGCCGACCGGGAACGGCGTGATGATGCGCACCGGCTTGGTGGGAAATGCGGCTTGCTGCGCCCCGGCAGTCATCGGCAGCAGGCTGCCGGCAGTGAATGCGAGCACGGCGGCTGCGACGGCGCGGCGCGAAGCCGGCGAACGGAAAAAGGTCATGCGGGAAGTCTCCGACTGCTTTTATGAAGAAAGGGAAAGTGGCCGCGGGTCCGGCGGCGGCCGCGCAGAATCAATCGACCGAAGCGCCGGAAGCCTTGACGATGCCGGCCCACAGCGCACTTTCTCTTGCGATGAGTGCGGCATATTCGGCCGGCCCGCCGAGCAACGGCACGGCGCCCTCCACATCGAGGCGCGACTGGAATTCGGCGCCGCCTGCCACCTGGAGCATCTGCGCCGACAGCTCTTTCACGAACGCGTCAGGCGTGCCGCGCGGCGCGAGGACACCGTAGGTGAGCGTGCTTTCGAAGCCAGCTAGCTCGCGCAGCCCCGATTCGGCCACGGTGGGCACGTCGGGCAGCGTGGGCAAGCGCCTGGCTCCGGTGACGGCAATCGCACGCAGCCGGCCGCCTTTCACCAGCGCGAGCGCGGGCGGAATGACGCTGAACATCATCTGAACCTGCCCGCCCGCGAGGTCGGTGAGCGCAGGATTGGTGCCCTTGTAGGGAATGTGATTGAGCTTGCTGCCCGTGCGCTGCGCGAAGAGTTCGCCGGTCAGGTGGCCGCCTGTGCCGCTGCCGCTCGATGCGTAGTCGAGCAGGCCCGGCCGCGCCCTGGCTTCGGCGACGAGGTCGGCCACGCTGCGCACCTTCGATGCAGCAGGCACCACGAGCACCAGCGCGGACGAGGCGAACATCGCGACCGGCAGCAAATCCTTGCGCGCATCGAACTTCAGGCCCTTGTAGAGCGCGGAATTGATCGACACGGTGCCCGTGTGCCCGAGCAGCAGCGTGCTGCCGTCAGGCGTGCTGCGCACCACCTGCTCGGTGCCGAGATTGCCGCCCGCGCCGGGCTTGTTGTCGACGATGACGCTCGACTTGCGCACTTCGCCGAGGCCCTTGGCCATCTGGCGCGCGAACACGTCGTTGCCGCCGCCGGCCGCAAACGGAACAACGATGCGAATGGGCTTGCCGCCGGCCTGCTGCGCATTCGCGGGCAAGCCCACCGCGGCCAGAAGGCCCAGCAGCAAATCGCGTCGGGCGAGATCCATCAGACGCGTTCCAGGATCACGGCAATGCCTTGCCCCACGCCGATGCACATGGTGCACAGCGCATAGCGTCCGCCGCCCTTGTGCAGCTGGTTGACGGCGGTGGTGGCCAAGCGCGCGCCGCTGGCGCCCAGCGGGTGGCCGAGCGCAATGGCGCCGCCGTTGATGTTGACGCGTGCGTCGTCATCCTTCAGGCCGAGCAGGCGCAGCACGGCAAGGCCCTGGGCCGCGAAGGCTTCGTTGAGTTCGATGACGTCGATCTGGTCGATCGAGAGGCCGGTGAGCGCCAGCACCTTTTGCGTGGCGGGTGCCGGGCCGATGCCCATTACGCGCGGCGCAACGCCGGCGGTGGCCATGCCGACCACGCGGGCGCGCGGCGT from Variovorax paradoxus includes these protein-coding regions:
- a CDS encoding vWA domain-containing protein; this encodes MANLQLFQTLRGALLPSASTLNEAGGAAYALSPKHQLAQLAATGCLNSTFYAQAQDRLDTVLALAREVDPVFVAKTAVYARRAGHMKDMPALLAATLAVRDVALLAKVFGRVVDNGKMLRNFVQMLRSGAVGRKSLGTRPKKLVQQWLLEATEAQLLNAAVGNTPSLADVVKMVHPKPAEAWRAAWFAWLIDRPCALEALPPVTQAFERFKRDRAQAVPDVPFQMLTALELDAQAWAQIAQRGSWQMVRQNLNTFARHGVFELPGLAEAVAAKLRDPQAVAKARVLPYQLMAAYTATGAEVPHAVKEALQDAMELALANVPVFEGRVVVCPDVSGSMSSPVTGHRGSATSAVRCIDVAALVAAAVLRRNADARVLPFETKVVPLKLNPRDSVMTNAAKLAAVGGGGTSCSAPLALLNKEKAQADLVVLVSDNESWADAARGRGTATMQEWEAFKQRNPKARLVCIDIQPYATTQAQERGDVLNIGGFSDEVFKLLAVYAAGGLGAEHWVGVIEETSI
- the rtcR gene encoding RNA repair transcriptional activator RtcR, producing the protein MKKSTVVIGFLGTQLDAGQGTGRWEKWRPTVSLAQHEDMVISRMELLYTLKHKALAEVVKTDIATVSPETMVNLVPLDLADPWDFGEVYARLYDWARTYTFDTEREQYWTHITTGTHVAQICMFLLAESRVIPGVLAQTSPPKRQRAGNPGDVALIDLDLSRYDAIARRFDAEQRDAVAFLKSGIATRNARFNALIDEIERVAVRSRAPILLVGPTGAGKSFLARRMFELKQARHQMTGPFVEVNCATLRGDGAASTLFGHKKGAFTGAAGERAGLLRTAHQGALFLDEIGELGLDEQAMLLKAIEEKRFFPVGADKEVESDFQLIAGTNRDLRSDVAGGRFREDLFARINLWTYDLPGLAKRPEDIEPNIDHLLAIHAAENNRVVRFNAEARAAYLRFAQSAEALWCGNFRDLSASVTRLATLADGGRIPVALVEAEIARLRWLWNRESPKTAGGGAEDVDLDALLGDERTAALDLFDRLQLEAVVRVCRDSRSLSDAGRQLFQASRAQRSVVNDADRLRKYLAKHRLEWSRIAAG
- a CDS encoding alpha/beta hydrolase — its product is MTPMNWKLALFALPVFLTGCVQSMFYYPDRVRYETPDALGLRYEAVQFASADGTRLSGWFIPAASRQNPKDAKGTVVHFHGNAQNMSAHWRFVAWLPKQDFNVFVFDYRGYGESEGKPEPKGVFEDSNAALDHVRARADVDPGRLLVFGQSLGGTNAVAAVGSGNRAGVKAAAIEATFYSYSSIASEKLPGAGLLVSDEYAASKYIAGVSPIPLLLIHGTADAVIPHSHSRRLLEAAREPKRLIEVAGAAHLEPMTHRFGTTYQRALVEFFDAALQPRQP
- a CDS encoding ornithine cyclodeaminase family protein; its protein translation is MKHFDETATREPLAFARLVPALRAAFAAEAQVPPRHVHSIETAGGDKGTVLIMPAWSDAGFLGIKTINVFPGNGARGLPGLHATYVLYDAHTGVPLAMMDGNELTARRTAAASALGAEFLARADSRRLLVVGTGRIARLLPAAHASVRPIDEVQVWNHRPEGAEALAAQWRAEGFNARAATDLEAAVRHADIVSCATLATEPLVRGEWMSRGSHLDLIGSFTPAMREADARCFAGARTFIDTSEALQKAGELLDAMAAGTLRADEVQGTLAALCRGERAGRTDSGERTVFKAVGSALEDLTAATLVWRHAESAQA
- a CDS encoding cytochrome c biogenesis protein DipZ, with product MLILLIAYLGGVLTILSPCILPVLPFVFARADRPFRSHGLPMLLGMALAFAAVATLAAVGGGWIVTLNEYGRYAAIAMLALFGATLLFPRIADRMSRPLVALGVRMSEPQGNAVPSSVFSPLMLGVGTGLLWAPCAGPILGLILTGAALNGASVGTSLLLLAYAAGACTSLAAALLFGGRVFSVMKRSLHTGEWVRRAAGAAVLVGVGAIALGLDTGLLARLSVGTTSALEQALVDKIKPGKPHGEPVALQEDPGFVRVADNRPAAVPARGLQVEGSFPSLAGATEWINSPPLTPEALRGKVVLVDFWTYSCINCLRTLPYLNAWAEKYRDAGLVVLGVHTPEFAFEKRSANVRRATKDLGIGFPVATDNDYAIWRAFGNRAWPAFYFIDAEGRIRHHQFGEGRYDKAEQVIQQLLAEAGQARVPAGLVSPSGQGTQAQPGLETALSGETYLGHERAHGFASPGGVVRDRAKVYQAASSLRTNQWALSGDWTVEAERAVLNSANGRIAYRFQARDLHLVLGPTANGKPVRFRVLVDGKPPLADHGADTDAQGFGVIDAQKLYQLVRQATNGTDGKDRLFEIEFLDAGAQAYAFTFG